The following proteins are encoded in a genomic region of Candidatus Marinarcus aquaticus:
- the gatB gene encoding Asp-tRNA(Asn)/Glu-tRNA(Gln) amidotransferase subunit GatB, translating into MFEVIIGLEVHVQLNTKSKLFCSCATSFGEAPNTNVCPTCLGLPGALPVLNKEAVHKAIMLGTALKSQINKKSIFNRKNYFYPDLPNGYQISQFEVPVVGLGELVIDFEDGTSKTIGVTRAHLENDAGKNIHAGDVSHVDLNRAGTPLLEIVSEPDMRSATEAILYLKKLHSIVRYLGISDANMQEGSFRCDVNVSIRPKGDEKLYTRCEIKNMNSFKFIEKAILYEVNRQIEAWEDGVYEEEVVQETRLFDPEKGETRSMRGKEDAADYRYFPDPDLLPLIITDEMIETYSQIPELPDEKKERFVKEYEIKEYDASVITSSVEMAHYFEEMLSTKISGKNAVTWLTVELLGRLDGTSLQDSPVQARTLATVVQRIEDGTISGKAAKEVLDELMQNSQTDVDAVIEKLGLKQVSDDGAILEIIDGILAANEDKVSEYKSGKEKLFGFFVGQTMKASKGSANPAKVNELLEQRLS; encoded by the coding sequence ATGTTTGAAGTAATTATTGGTCTTGAAGTTCACGTACAACTCAACACCAAGAGTAAACTGTTTTGCTCATGTGCAACCAGTTTTGGAGAGGCACCCAACACCAACGTGTGCCCAACTTGTTTGGGACTACCTGGAGCACTGCCCGTACTCAATAAAGAGGCCGTGCATAAAGCCATCATGCTTGGAACGGCACTGAAATCACAAATCAATAAAAAATCTATTTTTAATCGAAAAAACTATTTTTACCCAGATTTACCCAATGGATACCAAATCTCACAGTTTGAAGTTCCTGTGGTAGGACTGGGTGAATTGGTGATTGATTTTGAAGATGGAACTTCAAAAACCATTGGGGTGACTCGTGCTCACTTAGAGAACGATGCAGGGAAAAATATCCATGCAGGTGATGTTTCACATGTGGACTTAAACCGAGCAGGAACACCGCTTCTTGAAATCGTATCAGAACCTGATATGAGAAGTGCCACTGAAGCGATTTTATATCTTAAAAAACTGCACTCGATTGTACGATATTTAGGTATCAGTGATGCCAATATGCAAGAGGGTTCTTTCAGATGTGACGTGAACGTCTCGATTCGACCAAAAGGGGATGAGAAGCTCTATACCCGATGTGAAATCAAAAACATGAACTCATTTAAATTCATTGAAAAAGCGATTTTGTATGAAGTAAATCGACAAATCGAAGCGTGGGAAGATGGTGTTTATGAAGAGGAAGTGGTACAAGAGACTCGTCTGTTTGACCCTGAAAAAGGTGAAACACGTTCTATGAGAGGGAAAGAGGATGCAGCAGACTACCGATATTTCCCAGACCCAGACCTATTGCCACTGATTATCACCGATGAGATGATTGAAACATATTCACAAATCCCTGAACTTCCAGATGAGAAGAAAGAGCGATTTGTAAAAGAGTATGAAATCAAAGAGTATGATGCCAGTGTTATCACCAGTTCAGTTGAGATGGCACACTACTTTGAAGAGATGCTTTCAACAAAAATCAGCGGTAAAAATGCCGTTACTTGGTTAACCGTTGAGCTTTTAGGACGACTGGATGGAACATCACTTCAAGACTCTCCTGTACAAGCAAGAACTTTAGCAACCGTGGTTCAACGAATTGAAGATGGTACGATTTCAGGAAAAGCAGCCAAAGAGGTGCTGGATGAATTGATGCAAAATTCCCAAACAGATGTTGATGCAGTGATTGAGAAACTGGGATTAAAACAGGTTTCAGATGATGGTGCTATTTTAGAAATCATCGATGGTATTTTAGCAGCCAATGAAGATAAAGTATCTGAATACAAGTCAGGAAAAGAGAAACTCTTTGGTTTCTTTGTGGGACAAACAATGAAAGCCAGTAAAGGAAGTGCCAACCCTGCTAAAGTAAATGAACTTCTCGAACAAAGACTTTCATAA
- a CDS encoding NAD(P)H-dependent glycerol-3-phosphate dehydrogenase — protein MKQPSIAVIGAGKWGQALHFALSQKHEVYITSRSPRDIKNFTDLKTALACDYLIIAIPAQQIRNWLQEHFTFNHQKILVASKGIEATSGQFLNEIYSEFVPEDNIGFISGPTFAAEVIQGLPTALVINTSNESLYHQFAPFFPDFIKTYFSEDVIGAEVAGAYKNVLAIASGICDGLKLGNNARASLIARGLVEMHRFGEYFGAQKETFIGLSGAGDLFLTASSTMSRNYRVGLGLAQGKALETILEELGEVAEGVKTCEAISELTKTHDIYTPIATEVKLILEGKCPKISLRDFLNN, from the coding sequence ATGAAACAACCTTCTATTGCGGTCATTGGTGCAGGGAAATGGGGTCAAGCACTCCATTTTGCACTCAGCCAAAAGCATGAAGTCTATATCACATCACGAAGCCCTCGTGATATTAAAAACTTTACTGATTTAAAAACGGCATTAGCATGTGATTATCTTATCATTGCTATCCCTGCTCAACAAATACGAAACTGGCTCCAAGAGCACTTTACGTTTAATCATCAAAAAATTTTAGTGGCATCAAAAGGGATTGAAGCCACCAGCGGGCAATTTTTAAATGAAATCTACTCTGAGTTTGTGCCTGAAGATAACATTGGTTTTATCTCAGGACCTACATTTGCGGCTGAAGTTATCCAAGGTCTTCCAACGGCTCTTGTGATTAACACATCCAATGAGTCTTTGTATCATCAATTTGCACCATTCTTCCCTGATTTTATCAAAACCTATTTCAGTGAAGATGTCATTGGTGCAGAAGTAGCAGGGGCTTATAAAAACGTCCTAGCAATTGCTTCAGGGATTTGTGATGGTCTGAAACTTGGGAACAATGCTCGAGCTTCACTCATAGCTCGAGGATTAGTAGAGATGCACCGTTTTGGGGAATACTTTGGCGCACAAAAAGAGACCTTTATTGGCTTAAGTGGAGCAGGGGATCTGTTTTTAACTGCCAGCAGTACCATGAGTCGAAACTACAGAGTAGGACTTGGCTTGGCACAAGGTAAAGCATTGGAGACGATTTTAGAAGAGTTAGGCGAAGTAGCTGAAGGGGTAAAAACCTGTGAAGCCATCAGTGAACTGACTAAAACACATGATATCTATACCCCGATTGCCACAGAAGTGAAGCTTATTTTAGAAGGTAAATGCCCTAAAATCAGTCTTCGAGACTTTTTAAACAACTGA
- a CDS encoding winged helix-turn-helix transcriptional regulator, whose protein sequence is MTSKPKNSYEKCPVETALDVLAGKWKILIVWYLRSETKRFSELQKLLPHTTQKMLIQKLRELERDDIVHREVYPVVPPKVEYSLTSYGQTLKPIIKSLYLWGEAHKMRKG, encoded by the coding sequence GTGACTTCAAAACCTAAAAACAGTTATGAAAAATGTCCCGTAGAGACAGCATTGGACGTGTTAGCAGGAAAATGGAAAATACTTATTGTCTGGTATTTACGCAGTGAAACCAAACGTTTCAGTGAATTACAAAAGCTTTTACCGCATACCACTCAAAAAATGTTGATACAAAAATTACGAGAGTTAGAAAGAGATGACATTGTACACAGAGAGGTGTATCCAGTGGTTCCTCCGAAGGTGGAGTACTCATTAACTTCGTATGGCCAGACGTTGAAACCCATCATTAAATCACTATATCTATGGGGTGAAGCGCACAAAATGCGAAAAGGTTAA
- a CDS encoding YhdH/YhfP family quinone oxidoreductase, with protein MKAFVVQKSEDKKFNSSIEEIKIPTIEEKEVLIKAQYSSLNYKDALSSIGNPGVTRIFPHVTGIDVAGVIEESQSPLFKKGDEVLVTGYDLGMNTNGGHSEYVKVPASWVVSKPEGISLKELMVYGTAGLTAALSVNELIHNGVEPEDGEILVTGATGGVGSIAVSILKKLGFKVVAISGKADKIPFLNELGAHEVILRQDFDVENKKPMVSERFAGVIDTVGGNILAEALKAIKYDGVATCCGLTSSFELHTNVFPFILRGVRLIGIDSVECTLEKKAAAWEKLSHEFKINTLEALTTEINLDQVKEAYEQLLAGKAVGRYLVKID; from the coding sequence ATGAAAGCATTTGTTGTTCAAAAATCTGAAGATAAAAAATTCAACAGTTCAATTGAAGAGATTAAAATTCCAACCATAGAAGAGAAAGAGGTACTTATAAAAGCTCAATACTCATCTTTAAACTATAAAGATGCCTTAAGTTCAATAGGAAATCCAGGAGTAACCCGTATATTTCCTCATGTTACAGGAATTGATGTAGCAGGTGTGATTGAAGAGAGCCAAAGTCCGCTATTTAAAAAAGGGGATGAAGTACTCGTTACAGGTTATGATTTAGGAATGAACACCAATGGTGGTCACAGTGAATATGTCAAAGTGCCAGCATCATGGGTAGTGAGTAAACCTGAAGGCATCTCTTTAAAAGAGTTGATGGTTTATGGGACAGCTGGACTTACAGCCGCACTTTCAGTCAATGAACTTATACACAATGGTGTGGAACCTGAGGATGGTGAAATCCTTGTTACAGGAGCTACAGGCGGTGTGGGAAGTATTGCTGTGAGTATTTTAAAGAAACTGGGGTTTAAAGTGGTTGCCATTTCTGGAAAAGCAGACAAAATTCCATTTTTAAATGAGTTGGGTGCCCATGAGGTTATTTTACGACAAGATTTTGATGTAGAGAATAAAAAGCCAATGGTTTCTGAACGTTTTGCAGGTGTTATAGACACCGTCGGTGGCAATATTCTTGCTGAAGCACTTAAAGCCATCAAATACGATGGGGTTGCAACGTGTTGTGGTTTGACAAGTTCGTTTGAACTACATACCAATGTTTTCCCTTTTATTTTACGAGGTGTGCGACTCATTGGGATTGATTCCGTGGAGTGCACTTTAGAGAAAAAAGCTGCCGCTTGGGAAAAACTCTCTCATGAGTTTAAAATCAACACTCTTGAAGCCTTGACCACAGAAATAAACTTGGATCAAGTCAAAGAGGCGTATGAACAACTGCTTGCAGGAAAAGCCGTTGGACGATATTTGGTTAAAATAGACTAA
- a CDS encoding winged helix-turn-helix transcriptional regulator, giving the protein MELKEYNCFFQLATDIIGGKWKGYVLWSLKNGVKRNGELRRMIPSISQKMLTQQLRELEEAGVVQRRVYPIIPPKVEYCLSEDGEKLIPILESLHDWGKEYALSHQIDIVKRKDLNCNLD; this is encoded by the coding sequence ATGGAATTAAAAGAGTACAACTGTTTTTTTCAATTAGCTACAGATATTATCGGAGGAAAGTGGAAAGGCTACGTGTTATGGTCTTTAAAAAACGGTGTTAAAAGAAATGGAGAGTTGCGTCGTATGATTCCTTCTATTTCTCAAAAGATGCTCACTCAGCAACTTCGTGAGCTTGAAGAAGCAGGCGTGGTTCAACGCAGAGTTTACCCCATTATTCCACCCAAAGTGGAGTACTGTTTAAGTGAAGATGGAGAGAAATTGATCCCTATATTAGAGTCATTGCATGACTGGGGCAAAGAGTATGCCCTCAGTCATCAAATCGATATTGTTAAACGAAAAGATTTAAACTGCAATTTGGATTAG
- the trxA gene encoding thioredoxin, which translates to MGKYIELKADNFDATVNSGISLVDFWAPWCGPCRMLAPVIDELAADFEGKANICKVNTDEEQDLAVKYGVRSIPTILFMKDGEVVDTMIGASSKQALAEKLQSLL; encoded by the coding sequence ATGGGAAAATATATTGAATTAAAAGCAGATAATTTTGATGCTACTGTAAACAGTGGAATCTCTTTAGTAGACTTCTGGGCACCTTGGTGTGGGCCTTGTAGAATGTTAGCACCGGTAATTGATGAATTAGCGGCAGATTTCGAGGGGAAAGCAAACATTTGTAAAGTGAATACTGATGAGGAACAAGATTTAGCTGTTAAATACGGTGTACGATCTATTCCAACAATTTTATTCATGAAAGATGGTGAAGTTGTTGATACAATGATTGGCGCAAGCTCTAAACAAGCTTTAGCTGAAAAACTACAATCATTACTATAA
- a CDS encoding glutamate-5-semialdehyde dehydrogenase, giving the protein MQQFLEESKKVSREIATLSGEVKNRVLNEMADALIEHCDYIITQNDKDMQAGKENGLSEALMDRLLLTGERVQGMAQAIKEIAALKDPVGRTLEGWVTENGLNIQKVSIPIGVIGIIYESRPNVTSDTAALCFKSGNVCVLKGGKEAEHSNKAIANVLRNVLTKNKLPEQAISLLPYSNRESVAKLIKQDKLVDLIIPRGGEALIKYICENSSVPVVKHDKGLCHTYIDKNADAKMAIDIALNAKCQRPGVCNAMETLIVHKDVAALMLPALHEAFIEQNTHLKGCEETRKYIEIECATHEDYDTEYLANILNIKVVNTIKEAVEHIAKYGSGHSEAIISENYTAVEYFLNNVDAACVYANASTRFTDGGAFGLGAEVGISTNKLHARGPMGINDLTTYKFKVLGSGQVR; this is encoded by the coding sequence ATGCAACAATTCTTAGAAGAATCAAAAAAAGTCAGTCGTGAGATTGCAACACTCAGTGGAGAGGTTAAAAACCGAGTATTAAATGAGATGGCCGATGCTTTAATAGAGCATTGTGATTACATCATTACACAAAACGATAAAGACATGCAAGCAGGAAAAGAGAACGGCTTAAGTGAAGCACTTATGGACCGTCTTCTTTTAACAGGTGAACGTGTACAAGGCATGGCACAAGCCATAAAAGAGATAGCTGCCCTTAAAGACCCAGTGGGACGAACGTTAGAAGGGTGGGTGACAGAAAATGGTCTGAATATCCAGAAAGTCTCTATACCAATTGGGGTCATTGGTATCATTTACGAAAGCCGACCAAACGTCACCAGTGACACAGCAGCACTTTGCTTTAAAAGTGGAAACGTGTGTGTTTTAAAAGGAGGGAAAGAGGCTGAACATTCAAATAAGGCCATTGCTAATGTCTTACGAAATGTGTTAACCAAAAACAAACTGCCAGAACAAGCCATTTCACTTTTACCATACTCAAACAGAGAGAGTGTAGCCAAACTAATTAAGCAAGACAAACTGGTTGATTTGATTATCCCAAGAGGGGGTGAGGCACTCATTAAATATATTTGTGAAAACTCTTCAGTACCCGTAGTCAAACACGACAAAGGTCTTTGCCACACCTATATTGACAAAAATGCCGATGCCAAAATGGCCATTGATATTGCTCTTAATGCAAAATGTCAACGACCAGGAGTGTGTAATGCCATGGAAACTCTCATTGTACATAAAGATGTGGCAGCACTCATGCTTCCAGCACTGCATGAAGCCTTTATTGAGCAAAACACTCACCTCAAAGGGTGTGAAGAGACACGAAAATATATAGAAATTGAGTGTGCAACGCATGAAGATTATGACACGGAGTATTTGGCCAATATTCTGAACATCAAAGTGGTCAACACCATTAAAGAAGCTGTAGAGCATATTGCAAAGTATGGTTCAGGACACTCCGAAGCCATTATCAGTGAAAACTATACAGCCGTAGAGTATTTCTTAAACAATGTTGATGCGGCATGCGTGTATGCCAATGCAAGTACACGATTCACCGATGGAGGTGCATTTGGATTGGGAGCAGAAGTGGGAATTTCGACTAATAAACTGCATGCACGAGGGCCAATGGGCATTAATGATCTGACCACTTACAAATTCAAAGTATTGGGTTCAGGACAAGTAAGATAA
- a CDS encoding PAS domain-containing sensor histidine kinase, producing the protein MKRSLVISLLFSLLIGMLIYNTNNANKKIENFFLLHKKISRIISLNKNFDIFVSSKINYNNFDYIQNNIEQVRKDIIYIQNSELFKQINNDVIQQSFEDIAVSMEKKIDILNRIVSRSAVLNNSYRYIQKLNKEIHNKEVLSIYSDILSLEYNPEIDIQKLTLHVQNLQTSNQNEVIFKAHANIILGYYNNFTTLKEETSRQNLSEKLNSFEGLFTKYVNNIMHQLKGVIWLLISMLFLALLAFLYYTYLMLKKQLELNRFKKAVQSSDNIVVITDRNHHIKYVNEAFERVTGYTKEEVLGKKPSILKSHQKSDLFYDNLHKTIEQGSTWKGEFINRSKNGQITYEKASITPILNEKGEIEEFLAIKLDVTKEKETQRLLKEKEELLSEQSKMFAMREMLDSIAHQWRQPLSTISTAASGIKLNKEFNTLSDEKFNELTDVIVENTASLSKTIDGFKNYFNTKNEKTIFYLHDSVQKVLDLLSYKLDNQHVEVVRKIDESLKLEGLENELIESFMNIIKNTQEAFEENKIEQKYIFIHIKKEEGAVYISIKDNALGIKDEVIEHVFEPYFTTKHQKSGTGLGLYMVYEIITKHFQGIVNIKNVKYTYNKKKYKGAKITMIIPLKHLEERVIL; encoded by the coding sequence TTGAAACGTTCTTTGGTCATTTCACTGCTTTTTTCTCTTCTTATTGGGATGTTGATTTATAACACCAACAATGCCAATAAAAAGATTGAAAACTTCTTTTTACTGCATAAGAAGATTTCGCGTATTATCTCATTGAACAAAAACTTCGATATTTTTGTCTCTTCTAAAATCAACTACAACAACTTTGATTATATACAAAACAATATTGAACAAGTTCGAAAGGATATCATTTATATTCAAAACAGTGAGTTGTTTAAACAAATCAACAATGATGTGATACAACAAAGTTTTGAAGATATTGCAGTGAGCATGGAGAAAAAGATTGACATACTCAATCGTATTGTTTCAAGAAGTGCAGTGTTGAATAACTCTTATCGATATATTCAAAAACTCAATAAAGAGATTCACAATAAAGAGGTGCTTTCAATTTACAGTGATATCCTCTCTTTGGAGTATAACCCTGAGATTGATATTCAAAAATTGACGTTACATGTACAAAATTTACAAACATCCAATCAAAATGAGGTGATTTTTAAAGCCCATGCCAATATTATTTTAGGTTATTATAACAATTTTACAACGCTTAAAGAGGAGACCAGTCGACAAAATCTCTCTGAAAAACTGAATAGTTTTGAAGGATTATTTACTAAATATGTCAACAATATCATGCATCAACTCAAAGGGGTGATTTGGTTGCTTATTTCTATGCTTTTTTTAGCACTGCTGGCTTTTTTATATTACACCTATTTGATGTTGAAAAAACAGTTGGAGTTAAATCGATTTAAAAAAGCAGTACAAAGCAGTGATAACATTGTGGTCATCACGGATAGAAACCACCATATTAAGTATGTCAATGAAGCGTTTGAGAGAGTGACGGGTTATACCAAAGAGGAGGTTTTGGGTAAAAAACCCTCTATTTTGAAATCGCACCAAAAATCGGATCTTTTTTATGATAACTTGCACAAAACCATTGAACAAGGTTCAACATGGAAAGGGGAGTTTATCAATCGCAGCAAAAATGGTCAAATCACATATGAGAAGGCTTCAATTACCCCTATTTTAAATGAAAAAGGAGAGATTGAGGAGTTTTTAGCCATTAAGTTGGATGTGACCAAAGAGAAAGAGACACAACGCTTGTTAAAAGAGAAAGAGGAACTGCTCTCTGAACAATCCAAAATGTTTGCCATGAGAGAGATGTTGGACAGTATCGCCCACCAATGGAGACAACCACTTTCGACCATTTCAACTGCTGCCAGTGGTATTAAACTCAATAAAGAGTTCAACACGTTAAGTGATGAAAAGTTCAATGAACTCACCGATGTGATTGTAGAAAATACAGCAAGTTTATCTAAAACCATTGATGGATTTAAAAACTATTTTAATACTAAAAATGAAAAAACCATCTTTTATTTGCATGACAGTGTGCAAAAAGTGTTGGATTTACTCAGTTATAAGTTGGACAATCAACACGTTGAAGTGGTACGAAAAATTGATGAGAGTTTAAAACTGGAAGGTTTAGAGAACGAACTGATTGAATCTTTTATGAATATCATTAAAAACACGCAAGAGGCTTTTGAAGAGAATAAAATTGAACAAAAATATATCTTTATTCATATTAAAAAAGAAGAGGGTGCGGTATACATCTCTATTAAAGACAATGCTTTAGGTATCAAAGATGAGGTCATTGAGCACGTTTTTGAGCCCTATTTTACGACCAAACATCAAAAGAGTGGTACGGGGCTTGGACTTTATATGGTGTATGAAATCATCACCAAACATTTCCAAGGGATTGTTAATATTAAAAATGTGAAATATACGTATAATAAGAAGAAGTATAAAGGGGCAAAAATCACGATGATCATCCCTTTAAAACATCTCGAAGAGAGAGTGATTTTGTAA
- a CDS encoding cytochrome-c peroxidase: MKQIFFILLLISSLLSKELILPVEESPKVDIKKALLGKKLFFDTRLSQDNSISCASCHDLSKGGDDNRQFSLGIHDQIGELNAPTVFNSKYNFVQFWDGRARNLKEQAIQPIHNPIEMGSSMPEVVKKLSQDEKYQKLFLEVYAGPITQEHILDAIVEFENALITPNAPFDLYLKGDKTALTQEEKEGFELFKSFGCISCHNGRNLGGNLFQKVGVIKPVEQYKDKYLGRYNVTQKEEDKYYYKVPTLRNVEKTAPYLHSGSYTTLKETVSFMMNHQLGIQPDDETLSKIEAFLKTLTGNRPQILEMD, encoded by the coding sequence ATGAAACAGATCTTTTTTATATTGCTTTTAATCAGTTCATTGTTGAGTAAAGAGTTGATTTTACCTGTGGAAGAGAGTCCTAAAGTGGACATTAAAAAGGCACTTTTAGGTAAAAAACTCTTCTTTGATACACGTTTGAGTCAAGATAATTCTATCTCTTGTGCTTCTTGTCATGATCTTTCAAAAGGGGGAGATGATAATCGTCAATTCTCATTGGGCATTCATGACCAAATAGGGGAACTCAATGCACCTACGGTATTTAACTCCAAATATAATTTTGTGCAGTTTTGGGATGGACGAGCCAGAAACTTAAAAGAGCAAGCCATACAACCCATCCATAACCCAATTGAGATGGGTTCTTCCATGCCTGAAGTGGTTAAAAAACTCTCCCAAGATGAGAAGTATCAAAAACTCTTTTTGGAAGTGTATGCTGGTCCCATCACTCAAGAACATATCCTTGATGCCATTGTGGAGTTTGAAAATGCTTTGATTACACCTAATGCCCCATTTGATCTCTATTTAAAAGGCGATAAAACAGCGTTAACCCAAGAGGAGAAAGAGGGCTTTGAACTCTTTAAATCGTTTGGGTGTATCTCTTGTCATAATGGGCGAAATTTAGGAGGCAACCTTTTTCAAAAAGTGGGCGTGATTAAACCGGTGGAGCAGTATAAAGATAAATATCTGGGTCGATACAACGTGACACAAAAAGAGGAAGACAAATACTACTATAAAGTGCCTACTTTAAGAAACGTCGAAAAAACAGCTCCCTATTTACACAGTGGCAGTTATACAACTTTAAAAGAGACAGTATCGTTTATGATGAACCATCAATTAGGTATTCAACCCGATGATGAGACGTTGTCAAAAATTGAAGCATTCTTAAAAACCTTAACGGGTAATCGACCTCAAATATTGGAGATGGATTGA
- a CDS encoding putative quinol monooxygenase, translating into MSKKIYCIASFKPKKGKFNELFRTLQALEPQTQREDGCIQYLVTKHISHPNAQGESFPIVFNEIWASKEDFEAHCAKEYITTFFQKECIDENGLVEAFNVCTYSDE; encoded by the coding sequence GTGTCAAAAAAAATTTACTGTATTGCCAGCTTTAAACCCAAAAAGGGAAAGTTTAATGAGCTTTTTAGAACATTGCAAGCTTTAGAACCACAAACACAAAGAGAAGATGGTTGTATTCAATATCTTGTGACCAAACACATTTCACACCCCAATGCACAAGGAGAATCTTTCCCAATTGTTTTTAATGAAATTTGGGCCAGTAAAGAGGATTTTGAAGCGCATTGTGCCAAAGAATACATCACGACTTTTTTTCAAAAAGAGTGTATAGATGAAAATGGTTTGGTTGAAGCATTTAATGTCTGTACGTACAGTGATGAATAA
- a CDS encoding methylated-DNA--[protein]-cysteine S-methyltransferase: protein MRAHKGIQQNIVHTTTIHTPLGEMFAASTQKGLCMLCFLDKYHIDAKLEHIKQMFNATVIPSNNALFERLQKELNEYFEHKRECFDIPLQLVGTSFQVRAWRALLEIPYGSTISYKQQAQKMQHPTAHRAVANANAQNMIAIIVPCHRVIRENSEMGGYASGVEKKAFLLNLEKK from the coding sequence ATGCGTGCGCATAAAGGCATACAACAAAACATTGTTCATACCACAACCATTCATACACCTTTAGGTGAAATGTTTGCAGCGAGCACACAAAAAGGCTTGTGCATGCTTTGTTTTTTGGACAAATATCACATTGATGCCAAACTCGAACACATTAAGCAGATGTTTAATGCCACCGTGATTCCTTCAAATAATGCGTTGTTTGAACGACTGCAAAAAGAGTTAAACGAATATTTTGAACATAAAAGAGAATGTTTTGATATTCCTTTACAATTGGTGGGCACCTCTTTTCAAGTTCGAGCATGGAGAGCACTGCTTGAAATTCCTTATGGCTCAACCATCTCGTACAAACAGCAAGCTCAAAAAATGCAACACCCAACTGCTCATCGTGCAGTTGCCAATGCCAATGCCCAAAACATGATTGCTATTATTGTGCCTTGTCACCGTGTCATACGAGAAAACTCTGAAATGGGTGGATACGCAAGCGGTGTTGAGAAAAAAGCTTTTTTACTCAATTTAGAAAAAAAGTAG